One region of Oryza sativa Japonica Group chromosome 5, ASM3414082v1 genomic DNA includes:
- the LOC136356615 gene encoding uncharacterized protein, translating to MVLSILGNGRAKSGHQPLPPAVVPAAVPAPPVAGSLPHHIKCNPLRAFSRFSPFPSSPTAAAPLPAVLLSLPCRRPPPAASPASPERRPVASSPPTASPPPPPRRPALRFARRPPELRSRRRPPLSLAPATSSRLPLLARTPPGRAVFSLGLAAAPSPSVSPPFRGEITGDAPSPASSGVATTSPPPAASATSPERRPTSPPPSSAPRRRSHPRHHLRLARTSPEHRRPRRFLLPPRRHLLRLPRSPRQSVGRRRRLLPRRRRIALHPGLPSVSPERRREPLRPPHRSCSAARPSSPCIGRPPPPPSSASQRQGRPRHRFPSIQTPPRSIIVVSDRSRRRRPVHPRSARRLAAPPPSSSSLRRVPRRPRLCAATAGCPRRPLAGPGRRRRRRPLVVPGRRGVRPSVKPFPFVVLASSRSLQPPSSSSSSPPRRQASCRPRLAFVQGSPPKPSPRRSSPLCPSVSAAPVRRCRSRASSRGGL from the exons ATGGTGCTTTCAATCctcgggaacggacgcgccaagtccggccaccaaccattgccgccggccgtggttcccgccgccgttcccgctcctcccgtggccggctccctcccccatcatataaaatgcaaccccctccgtgcgttctctcgttttagccccttccCGAGCTCCCCCACGGCCGCAgcacctctccccgccgtcctcctctctctcccgtgccgccggccgcctccagccgcctctcccgcctcgcccgagcgccgtccggtcgcgtcgtcgcctcctacagcatcgccgccacctcctccacgccggcctgccctccgtttcgcgaggAGACCCCCGGAActacgttcccgccgtcgccctcccctttccctcgcgccggccacctccagccgccttcctctcctcgcccgaacgccgcccggccgcgccgtcttctccctcggcctcgcagctgccccctctccctcggtcagccctccgtttcgcggggaaatcaccggagacgcgccctcgccggcgtccagtggcgtcgccaccacttctccgcctccggccgcctctgccacgtccccggagcgccggccgacgtcgccaccaccttcctcggctccacgacgccgctctcatccccggcatcacctccgcctcgcccgaacttcgccggaacaccgtcgcccgcgccggtttctccttcctcctcggcggcatctcctccggctgccccggtcgccgcgccagagcgtcggccgacgtcgccgtctcctccctcggcgtcgccgcatcgccctccaccccggcctgccctcggtttcgccggaacgtcgccgcgaacctctccgTCCGCCTCaccggagttgttcggccgcccgtccctcctcgccgTGCATCGGtcggccacctccaccaccatcttcggcatcgcagcggcaaggtcgtcctcggcatcgtttcccctccatccaaacccctccgcggtccatcatcgtcgtctccgatcgttctcgtcgtcgacgtcccgttcATCCTCGctcggctcgtcgtctcgcggcgccgcctccgtcatcgtcatcgctgcggcgtgttccGCGTCGTCCCCGTCTCTGTGCAGccactgccggctgccctcgtcgccccctcgccggtcccggtcgtcgtcgtcgtcgtcgtcctctcgtcgttcccggtcgtcgtggcgttcgcccctccgtcaagccgttcccgttcgtcgtcctcgcttcgtcaaggtcgctgcagcccccgtcatcgtcttcgtcctcgcctccgcgtcgtcaagcctcgtgccggccgcgtctcgccttcgtccaaggatcgccgccgaagccgtcccctcgccgttcgtctccgttgtgcccgtctgtctccgccgcgcccgttcgtcgttgtcgttcccgcgcctcgtcgcgtggtg gcttgtag